Proteins from one Acropora muricata isolate sample 2 chromosome 9, ASM3666990v1, whole genome shotgun sequence genomic window:
- the LOC136929322 gene encoding forkhead box protein Q1-like: MEEQSTNEERKSESCLNSKGERLKPPHSYIALIATAILNSPSKKMTLTEINEYLVQHYAFFRGPYQGWKNSVRHNLSFNKCFVKILRDPARPWGKDNYWTVSSLHDYLLADGTFRRRRRRKPKRKDDREEMSHSFLAEQIVPHNTAMRKIDMIQDTRRNILMLPPSYETVRSHPNTVHVQRTSTTPKPFHGSFSIESILADERTRAKEKKQTRKGSVTFPVRSVHNSDIGSLQRSRNISAHYCQPAHVEHMIRFQRAENLCTAQPVPNTNIFTGSSGCETWNAACRYCHSCAASTHFHACY; the protein is encoded by the exons ATGGAAGAACAATCTACCAACGAAGAGAGAAAGTCGGAGTCGTGTTTGAATTCCAAAGGAGAGCGCTTGAAACCCCCACACTCTTACATCGCGCTAATTGCGACCGCAATCTTAAATTCACCAAGTAAAAAGATGACATTGACAGAGATCAACGAGTATTTGGTTCAGCACTATGCATTTTTCAGAGGTCCTTACCAAGGTTGGAAAAATTCGGTGCGGCATAACCTGTCGTTCAACAAGTGCTTTGTGAAGATTCTGCGCGACCCTGCAAGACCGTGGGGTAAGGATAACTATTGGACTGTGAGCTCTCTTCACGATTACTTGTTGGCTGACGGCACATTCAGAAGACGACGGAGAAGAAAACCCAAGAGGAAGGACGATAGAGAGGAGATGAGCCACAGCTTCCTTGCCGAGCAGATTGTTCCGCACAACACGGCAATGAGAAAAATCGATATGATTCAGGACACACGAAGAAATATTCTAATGCTTCCTCCCTCTTACGAAACCGTCAGGTCGCATCCTAACACTGTCCACGTACAACGAACCTCAACAACGCCAAAGCCTTTCCATGGATCTTTCTCAATCGAAAGCATTTTGGCGGACGAGAGAACAAGAGctaaggagaagaaacaaacgAGGAAAGGGAGTGTGACATTTCCTGTAAGAAGTGTGCACAACTCAGATATCG GATCTCTGCAAAGATCAAGAAATATCAGTGCCCACTACTGCCAGCCGGCTCATGTAGAGCACATGATTCGTTTCCAGAGAGCCGAAAATCTATGCACGGCGCAACCAGTACCGAATACGAACATTTTCACTGGCTCAAGTGGATGTGAAACGTGGAATGCTGCTTGCCGCTACTGCCATTCCTGTGCTGCTTCGACACATTTTCATGCTTGTTACTAA